TATTTGGATCGGGCACTCAATATGCTGATGGATACTTCAGGGATCATGATTCAGCGTATTTCCAGCCTCTATGAGACTGAACCCTGGGGCAATGTTGACCAGTCACCTTTCCTGAATATGGCCATTGGCATTGAAACGGAGCTGGATCCTTACGAACTGCTTGAGGTCTGCCAGCAAATTGAAACGTCTCTAGGAAGAAAACGACTGACTCATTGGGGGCCGCGCACCATTGATATCGATATTCTTTCCTATCAGGATTACGTAATTCAGACTGAAAAACTGACAATTCCGCATCCCTTTATGGAACAAAGAGAGTTCGTACTGGCTCCGCTAAGAGAAATATCACCGGATTATATTCTGCAGTCAGGAAGAGTAATCGGAACTGTTCAAGGCGAAGGACTTATTAAAAAAATTACTAAAATATAG
This genomic stretch from Dehalobacter restrictus DSM 9455 harbors:
- the folK gene encoding 2-amino-4-hydroxy-6-hydroxymethyldihydropteridine diphosphokinase; translation: MRAFLSLGSNEGDRKEYLDRALNMLMDTSGIMIQRISSLYETEPWGNVDQSPFLNMAIGIETELDPYELLEVCQQIETSLGRKRLTHWGPRTIDIDILSYQDYVIQTEKLTIPHPFMEQREFVLAPLREISPDYILQSGRVIGTVQGEGLIKKITKI